In one Colletotrichum destructivum chromosome 2, complete sequence genomic region, the following are encoded:
- a CDS encoding Putative TauD/TfdA-like domain, taurine dioxygenase TauD-like superfamily: MAPSVVGPVVGATTASAAHHTHHIDYHAPVTDVPGLPTGFPETVVNESAWTGPQFTKESQYTYNLTNADLLELAAALAHFKDLGLDGDVVNKDNFPLPTLGAALDCIARDVHQGKGFAVVRGIDPQKHSVEDLTVLYLGIQGYIANQRGRQDKKGNMLVHIVADNTTQAKADHHRHSTSAITFHNEESGDVVSWLTRNTAAAGGKCIIASAHTVYNILAATRPDIIRTLSRSDWPFALPKFQCRPILFHHDGKIIINFGRTPLMGNPTHPRPAHFPSLTHRQIEALDAVEAIARATQMEIQTRAGDIHFINNLAILHRREAFVNGQGPDERRHLVRMRVRSESLGWSIPAELQREWFDAFEKPADRVWHLEPMPDAFFPLRKYPN, translated from the exons ATGGCGCCTAGTGTTGTTGGCCCAGTTGTGGGTGCTACCACGGCATCTGCTGCCCACCACACCCATCACATCGACTACCACGCTCCAGTCACGGACGTTCCTGGTCTCCCCACTGGATTTCCCGAGACAGTGGTCAACGAATCGGCCTGGACCGGCCCGCAATTCACTAAGGAGTCGCAGTACACCTACAACCTCACTAATGCGGACCTTTTGGAGCTTGCCGCGGCTCTCGCGCACTTCAAAG atctcggccttgatggTGATGTAGTCAACAAGGACAACTTCCCTCTGCCTACCCTTGGCGCCGCTCTTGATTGCATTGCCCGGGATGTCCATCAAGGCAAGGGCTTCGCCGTAGTCCGCGGCATTGATCCGCAGAAGCACTCGGTTGAGGATCTCACAGTACTTTATCTTGGCATTCAGGGGTATATTGCCAACCAGCGTGGCCGTCAAGACAAGAAGGGAAACATGCTCG TCCACATTGTTGCCGACAACACCACTCAAGCCAAGGCtgatcatcatcgccattCCACATCAGCCATT ACCTTCCACAACGAGGAGTCAGGTGACGTTGTCAGTTGGCTGACACGGAATACCGCTGCGGCTGGTGGCAAGTGCATCATTGCTTCTGCCCACACCGTCTACAACATTCTCGCGGCCACTCGGCCGGACATCATCCGCACTTTGTCTCGTTCAGATTGGCCCTTTGCCCT GCCCAAATTTCAGTGCCGCCCAATTCTTTTCCACCACGATGGAAAGATCATAATCAACTTCGGACGTACTCCCCTGATGGGAAATCCCACCCATCCCCGTCCAGCGCATTTCCCGTCTTTGACCCATCGTCAAATCGAGGCTCTCGATGCAGTCGAGGCTATTGCCAGAGCGACTCAAATGGAGATCCAGACTCGTGCTGGGGACATTCACTTCATCAACAACTTAGCCATCCTTCATCGCCGTGAAGCATTCGTCAACGGCCAAGGCCCTGACGAGAGGCGCCATCTCGTCCGCATGCGCGTGCGAAGCGAGAGCCTGGGCTGGTCCATTCCAGCCGAGCTCCAACGCGAGTGGTTTGACGCATTCGAGAAGCCTGCCGACCGCGTTTGGCACCTAGAGCCTATGCCTGACGCGTTCTTCCCCCTCCGGAAGTATCCCAACTGA